The following are from one region of the Salvia hispanica cultivar TCC Black 2014 chromosome 1, UniMelb_Shisp_WGS_1.0, whole genome shotgun sequence genome:
- the LOC125185656 gene encoding glutamate receptor 2.7-like has protein sequence MQISKWSLLIMIMIICVDQSDGYNATAAKADVGFILDLNQTIGKIMKTCISMAIDDFYSKQSCNTMIVPHFRDASNGSVAAASAAIDLLKNTQVMAIFGPQRSIQADFVIDIGEQVRVPIISQATSPLLSPTESSHFVRASWCSSSQAKAIASIVKNFGWREVVFVYEDTNYGSGLMPFLSEGLMQINALVSYQSIVSPSAEDDRILLELYKMKTMQTRVFVVHMLPNLATRYFKMVKKAGMMREGYAWIIADVLTSLLHSVDSETIEAMQGVLGVKAYVPRSEEVRRFSKRWRKRFHRENPEMERTELDVVGLWAYDTVTALAEAVKSVGVASPRFKKPVGGWNLTDLEAIGTSNSDPSFIHLIRNCKFKGLSGDFNISNGQLQPSAFEIVSVYGRGECTVGFWSERNGISKELKCDDEVQEKGNLGGILWPGATSIVPKGWEIPTSGKKLRVGVPVKKGFTEFIKVERNQESKAITATGFCIDVFEEVMRSMPYAVQFEYIPFETIDGESGGNYNDLVYQIFTEEYDAVVGDVTIVANRSNFVDFTFPYTESGVAIVVPIKDQDRKKNAWIFMKPLTTGLWLTIAAFFVFTGFVIWVLEHRVNKHFQGQVMQQVGMIFWFSFSTLVFAHRERVKSNLTRFVLIVWVFVVLVLTSSYTANLTSMLTLQQLQPKVNEVDDLIKNGEYVGYQEGSFVSGFLMDNMKFDSSKFRIYSTLEDYDVALSRGSRNGGVGAVVDELPYIRLFLSKYCHKYTMIGPTYRTSGFGFAFPKGSPLLPDVSRQILKLKEDDKMLFITKKWLGEEEGCSSPGGAVIASESLTLDSFRGLFLIAGLSSSSALVVYLCVFMYESTCSFKKKICDLARVFCKEKGRDLLSTAADGRGRGERGVAQSQEGMFSHDDGFSTTEPATPMHDNHIELVQMDQRSLF, from the exons ATGCAGATTTCAAAATGGTCTTTGCTGATCATGATCATGATCATTTGTGTTGATCAATCAGACGGATATAATGCAACTGCAGCAAAGGCTGATGTGGGATTCATTCTTGATCTTAACCAAACTATTGGAAAAATCATGAAGACATGCATTTCTATGGCGATCGATGATTTCTACTCAAAACAAAGTTGTAATACTATGATTGTGCCTCATTTCAGAGATGCCAGCAATGGCTCTGTAGCTGCAGCTTCAGCTG CCATTGATTTGTTGAAGAATACTCAAGTGATGGCGATATTCGGGCCACAAAGATCGATCCAAGCAGATTTTGTGATAGATATCGGTGAACAAGTGAGAGTGCCAATCATATCTCAAGCAACGAGCCCGTTGCTGTCGCCTACAGAGTCATCGCACTTTGTTAGAGCATCATGGTGCTCTTCTTCGCAGGCCAAAGCGATTGCTTCGATTGTGAAGAATTTTGGTTGGAGGGAGGTTGTTTTCGTGTACGAGGATACAAATTATGGGAGTGGTCTGATGCCATTCTTGTCTGAAGGTCTGATGCAGATCAATGCTTTGGTTTCATACCAAAGCATCGTGTCTCCTTCAGCAGAAGATGATCGAATTCTTCTAGAATTGTACAAGATGAAGACTATGCAGACGAGGGTGTTCGTGGTGCACATGCTCCCAAATCTTGCAACACGTTACTTTAAGATGGTGAAGAAGGCTGGGATGATGAGAGAGGGGTATGCATGGATCATTGCTGATGTTTTGACTAGTTTGTTGCATTCTGTGGATTCAGAGACTATTGAGGCGATGCAAGGCGTGTTAGGAGTGAAGGCGTATGTTCCAAGATCCGAGGAGGTTAGGAGGTTTTCGAAGAGATGGAGGAAGAGATTTCATAGGGAGAATCCAGAGATGGAGAGAACAGAACTTGATGTTGTTGGATTGTGGGCTTATGACACTGTGACAGCATTGGCTGAGGCAGTCAAGAGCGTGGGAGTGGCATCCCCACGGTTCAAGAAGCCGGTCGGGGGTTGGAATTTGACAGATTTGGAAGCAATAGGGACTTCAAATAGTGATCCCTCTTTTATCCATTTGATCAGAAACTGTAAGTTTAAAGGGCTGAGTGGCGATTTCAATATAAGCAACGGGCAGTTGCAGCCGTCTGCGTTTGAGATAGTGAGTGTGTATGGCAGAGGAGAATGCACTGTTGGATTTTGGTCCGAGAGAAATGGGATTTCAAAGGAGCTGAAGTGTGATGATGAAGTTCAAGAAAAGGGGAATCTTGGAGGAATCTTGTGGCCGGGGGCCACGAGCATCGTGCCTAAAGGCTGGGAGATTCCGACAAGCGGGAAGAAGTTGAGAGTTGGAGTTCCTGTCAAAAAGGGCTTCACTGAATTTATCAAAGTTGAGAGGAATCAAGAAAGTAAAGCCATTACAGCAACTGGTTTCTGCATTGATGTTTTTGAGGAAGTCATGAGATCAATGCCTTATGCTGTTCAATTTGAGTATATCCCTTTTGAAACCATTGATGGAGAGAGTGGTGGGAATTATAATGATCttgtttatcaaatatttactGAG GAATATGATGCAGTTGTAGGAGATGTCACCATTGTAGCTAACAGATCAAACTTCGTCGATTTCACCTTCCCTTACACAGAATCTGGTGTTGCAATAGTTGTCCCAATCAAAGATCAAGATAGGAAGAAGAATGCTTGGATATTCATGAAGCCTCTCACAACCGGCCTTTGGCTAACCATAGCCGCATTCTTCGTCTTCACTGGATTCGTCATTTGGGTTCTTGAGCATCGCGTTAACAAACATTTCCAAGGCCAAGTAATGCAGCAAGTTGGGATGATCTTCTGGTTCTCTTTCTCAACACTTGTTTTTGCACATA gggagagagtGAAGAGCAACTTGACAAGATTTGTGTTGATTGTGTGGGTGTTTGTGGTGCTGGTTCTAACGTCGAGCTACACTGCAAACTTGACCTCCATGCTAACGCTGCAGCAGCTGCAGCCGAAAGTGAACGAAGTGGATGATCTTATCAAGAATGGTGAATATGTTGGCTATCAAGAGGGCTCCTTTGTGAGTGGATTCTTGATGGATAATATGAAATTTGACAGCTCCAAGTTTAGGATATACAGCACGTTGGAGGACTATGACGTCGCCCTCTCCAGAGGCAGCAGAAACGGAGGAGTAGGTGCAGTTGTTGATGAGCTTCCTTACATTAGGCTCtttctttcaaaatattgCCATAAGTATACAATGATAGGACCAACTTATAGGACTTCTGGATTTGGATTT GCATTTCCAAAGGGCTCACCACTACTCCCTGATGTTTCAAGACAAATCTTGAAACTGAAAGAGGATGATAAGATGTTGTTTATCACAAAAAAGTGGCTCGGAGAGGAGGAAGGGTGCAGCAGTCCCGGTGGGGCTGTGATCGCCTCTGAGAGCCTCACTCTGGACAGCTTTAGGGGGCTTTTCCTCATTGCAGGGCTGTCATCATCATCTGCTCTAGTTGTATACTTGTGTGTGTTCATGTATGAATCCACTTGTTCATTCAAGAAAAAGATATGTGATCTTGCTAGGGTGTTTTGTAAAGAGAAAGGCCGCGATTTGCTGTCAACCGCAGCAGATGGTCGCGGCCGTGGGGAGAGAGGAGTTGCTCAGAGTCAAGAAGGGATGTTTTCACATGATGATGGGTTCTCAACAACGGAACCAGCAACTCCTATGCATGATAATCACATTGAGCTAGTTCAAATGGATCAACGTTCTTTGTTTTAG
- the LOC125205049 gene encoding protein RKD5-like — MFDFHKESTVAVKNFLVEYYEVCRREGYSPMQDPLSTFYEALSVGFNQPDNTPHFLQFAPDITGDYQSEQLNEAGGSMKIPLAMQRERTRNLGINDFVEYFHLPIEEAARRLNICPTVMKKICRKNGVLRWPYRKIKSVERKISNSEKATEESAGEEKAKALEELQQYKIQLSNIYAEFTK; from the exons ATGTTCGA TTTTCACAAGGAGAGCACGGTGGCAGTGAAGAATTTCTTGGTGGAGTATTACGAGGTTTGTAGACGAGAAGGGTACAGTCCGATGCAAGATCCTCTCTCGACGTTCTATGAAGCTCTTAGTGTTGGATTCAACCAACCAGATAACACGcctcattttcttcaatttgcaCCGGATATAACAG GTGATTATCAAAGTGAGCAGTTGAATGAAGCAGGAGGATCCATGAAGATCCCCCTTGCAATGCAG AGGGAAAGGACTCGGAATCTGGGGATCAATGACTTTGTAGAATACTTTCATCTTCCGATCGAAGAAGCTGCTCGAAGATTGAATATATGCCCGACAGTCATGAAGAAGATCTGCAGAAAGAATGGTGTCTTAAGGTGGCCTTATAGAAAG ATAAAAAGCGTtgagagaaaaatatcaaactcTGAGAAGGCTACAGAAGAAAGTGCAGGTGAAGAAAAAGCCAAGGCTTTAGAGGAACTACAGCAATACAAGATACAACTAAGTAACATTTATGCAGAATTCACAAAGTag
- the LOC125202818 gene encoding uncharacterized protein LOC125202818 has translation MDPQAFIRLSIGCLGIRFPGSAVAAENSGICSFTSPCVCEIRLRGFPVQTTPIPFMPSPEATPNSHSVSSSFYLEESDLKALLAPGCFYASNARLEIAVFTGRKGSHCGVGVKRQQIGAFKLNVGPEWCEGKSVILFNGWIGIGKNRHETGKPGAELHLRVKLDPDPRYVFQFEDDTKLSPQIVQLQGNVKQPIFSCKFTRDRASQVDPLSNFWSNTADGSNQDTGRRERKGWKVKIHDLSGSAVAAAFITTPFVPATGGDWVAKSNPGAWLIVRPDPCSSESWQPWGKLEAWRERGGIRDCICFRFHVFSEGQEGGDFLMSEILINAEKGGEFFIDTDRQVRAAATPLPSPQSSGDFAGLSPVAGGFVMSCRVQGEGKSSKPHVQLAMRHVTCVEDAAIFMALAAAVDLSIEACAPFRRKIRRGNHSW, from the exons ATGGATCCTCAGGCTTTTATTAGGTTGTCTATTGGGTGTCTGGGGATTAGATTTCCCGGAAGTGCAGTAGCCGCAGAAAATTCTGGTATATGTTCGTTCACTTCTCCATGTGTATGTGAGATACGCCTCCGCGGCTTCCCTGTGCAGACAACACCAATCCCTTTTATGCCATCTCCTGAAGCAACTCCTAATTCTCACAGTGTCTCGTCCAGCTTTTATCTCGAAGAATCCGACTTGAAAGCACTCTTGGCACCTGGATGTTTCTATGCCTCCAATGCGAGGCTCGAGATAGCTGTGTTTACGGGTAGGAAGGGGAGCCATTGTGGTGTTGGTGTCAAGAGGCAACAGATTGGAGCTTTTAAGTTGAATGTGGGTCCCGAATGGTGCGAAGGCAAGTCGGTTATTCTCTTCAATGGCTGGATTGGCATTGGCAAGAACAGGCATGAGACTGGTAAACCAGGAGCCGAACTTCATCTACGGGTTAAGCTGGACCCTGATCCTAGATACGTTTTCCAATTCGAAGACGATACTAAGTTGAGCCCGCAAATTGTTCAGCTTCAAGGCAATGTCAAGCAGCCTATTTTCAGCTGCAAGTTTACTCGAGACAG GGCATCCCAGGTAGATCCACTAAGCAACTTCTGGTCAAATACAGCCGATGGTTCGAACCAAGACACAGGGAGACGAGAGCGCAAGGGGTGGAAGGTGAAGATACACGACCTATCTGGCTCAGCAGTTGCAGCGGCCTTCATAACAACCCCTTTCGTGCCAGCAACGGGCGGTGACTGGGTGGCAAAGTCCAATCCGGGAGCCTGGCTAATTGTCCGCCCTGATCCGTGCAGCTCTGAGAGCTGGCAGCCGTGGGGGAAGCTCGAAGCCTGGCGTGAACGAGGAGGGATCAGAGACTGCATCTGCTTCCGCTTCCATGTCTTCTCAGAAGGGCAGGAAGGAGGCGACTTTCTCATGTCGGAGATACTAATCAACGCAGAGAAAGGTGGGGAGTTCTTCATAGATACCGACAGACAGGTTCGCGCTGCAGCAACGCCATTACCGAGCCCACAGAGCAGCGGAGACTTCGCGGGGCTGAGCCCGGTGGCTGGTGGGTTCGTCATGAGCTGTAGAGTGCAGGGGGAAGGGAAGTCGAGCAAGCCCCATGTGCAGCTTGCAATGAGACATGTCACGTGTGTCGAGGACGCCGCCATATTCATGGCTCTCGCTGCTGCGGTCGACCTTAGTATCGAGGCGTGCGCACCCTTCCGTAGAAAGATCCGAAGAGGCAATcattcttggtga
- the LOC125215176 gene encoding adenine phosphoribosyltransferase 1-like, whose amino-acid sequence MTTSNVGGTDDRIARIASTIRVIPDFPKPGILFQDITTLLLDPKAFKDTIDLFVERYKDKNINVIAGIEARGFIFGPPIALAIGAKFVPMRKPKKLPGEVISEEYSLEYGTDIMEMHVGAVQPGENAVIVDDLIATGGTLNAAISLLGRVGATVVECACVIELKELKGREKLGDNPLFVLVSET is encoded by the exons ATGACCACATCGAACGTCGGCGGTACCGACGATCGCATTGCTCGGATCGCCTCCACTATTCGGGTCATACCTGATTTCCCCAAACCTG GGATTTTGTTTCAGGATATAACGACGTTGCTGCTTGATCCTAAGGCGTTTAAGGATACCATCGATTTGTTTGTTGAGAgatataaagataaaaatattaatgttattGCGG GCATTGAAGCAAGAGGTTTTATATTCGGTCCTCCGATTGCATTGGCTATTGGTGCAAAATTTGTTCCAATGAGAAAGCCCAAAAAACTACCTG GGGAGGTAATATCAGAAGAGTACTCTTTGGAGTATGGAACTGACATAATGGAGATGCATGTTGGAGCTGTACAACCTGGTGAAAATGCAGTTATAGTAGATGATCTTATTGCTACAGGGGGTACCTTAAATGCTGCAATAAGCTTGCTTG GACGTGTTGGGGCCACTGTGGTTGAGTGTGCTTGTGTCATTGAATTGAAGGAACTGAAG GGTCGGGAGAAATTAGGGGACAACCCGCTGTTTGTTCTCGTGAGCGAGACTTGA